Proteins encoded by one window of Aliivibrio wodanis:
- the mshB gene encoding type IV pilus, MSHA pilin protein MshB, producing the protein MKHQKGFSLVELVIVIVVIGLLATVALPRFLDVSLEAKKASIEGVAGGYATAVLSARAQWEAEARPKINGNNAVSYDGTEFWLTDPSKANQSDFRPGYPMAPREDLDGNDTGNYPTSLTAKECILLMEMLLQNAPYVTSNSDDDKAKYLAEVISENSRNQCKYIQQENEGHFFTYEPESGRVVVSLQ; encoded by the coding sequence ATGAAACACCAAAAAGGTTTCTCACTGGTTGAGCTAGTGATTGTGATTGTTGTTATCGGTTTATTGGCAACGGTAGCATTACCTCGATTTTTAGATGTCAGTCTTGAGGCTAAAAAAGCAAGTATAGAAGGTGTTGCAGGTGGTTATGCTACCGCCGTTCTTTCAGCAAGAGCGCAATGGGAAGCCGAAGCTCGACCAAAAATAAATGGTAATAATGCAGTCAGTTATGATGGTACTGAATTTTGGCTAACAGATCCTTCTAAAGCGAATCAATCTGATTTTCGTCCAGGGTACCCTATGGCCCCTCGTGAAGATTTAGATGGTAATGATACGGGTAATTACCCTACTTCATTAACAGCAAAAGAGTGTATTTTATTGATGGAAATGTTATTGCAAAATGCACCATATGTCACTAGCAACAGCGATGACGATAAAGCAAAATATTTAGCTGAAGTGATTAGTGAAAATAGCCGAAATCAATGTAAATATATACAGCAAGAGAATGAAGGTCACTTTTTTACTTATGAGC
- the mshF gene encoding type IV pilus, MSHA biogenesis protein MshF — MPATRMIWGGIVIVLLAVFLFQWDQLEPKVEDTSLVIASREILSSANEFKNYWVVNGQPSSMNKEGVEIIFTSLGWPIVINDQEIDCQKWIAILLPDKETIYTDSIRSHKNLTEIESYHCDYSISNGKVMSVMLNNGVFKVRVGS; from the coding sequence ATGCCTGCAACCCGAATGATATGGGGAGGGATCGTCATTGTTTTGCTGGCTGTATTCTTATTTCAATGGGATCAACTTGAACCTAAAGTAGAAGACACCTCGTTAGTTATTGCTAGTAGAGAGATTTTATCATCAGCGAATGAATTTAAAAATTATTGGGTAGTAAATGGTCAGCCGTCATCAATGAATAAAGAAGGGGTAGAGATAATATTTACCTCATTAGGTTGGCCGATAGTTATTAATGACCAAGAGATTGACTGTCAAAAATGGATTGCTATTTTACTGCCAGATAAAGAGACCATTTATACTGATAGTATACGCAGTCACAAAAATTTAACAGAAATTGAAAGCTATCATTGCGATTACAGTATATCAAATGGTAAGGTAATGTCTGTAATGTTAAATAATGGTGTTTTTAAGGTCAGGGTTGGCAGTTAG
- the mshG gene encoding type IV pilus, MSHA biogenesis protein MshG, with amino-acid sequence MAIFKYNGRNGRGEQVSGSIESVSEEAAAGQLMNNGVIPTSIRASKFGGGSSSTDWKKWFQPTIPLEILVIFCRQMYSLTKAGVPLLRAMNGLAQNSNNKLLKKALEEVTAELTNGRSLSVSMQQHPHVFSSLFVSMIHVGENTGRLDQALMQLANYYEQEMETRKRIKSAMRYPIFVLTFILLAMFVLNIKVIPQFASMFSRFGVDLPLPTRILIATSSFFVNYWHLLIAAMAGALFAFQAWISQAKGRETWDKFRLRLPIVGDIVTRAQMSRFSRTFALMLKSGVPLNQSIALSAESLGNKYLENRLLEMKAGIESGTSMSVTAAQSGIFTPLVQQMIAVGEETGQIDDLLLEVSDFYDREVDYDLKTLTARIEPLLLVIVSGMVLILALGIFLPMWNMLDVVKGK; translated from the coding sequence ATGGCGATATTTAAATATAATGGACGTAATGGCCGAGGCGAGCAAGTATCAGGCTCTATCGAATCAGTCTCAGAAGAAGCTGCTGCAGGGCAATTAATGAATAATGGCGTGATCCCTACGTCTATTCGAGCAAGTAAATTTGGCGGCGGTTCAAGCTCGACAGATTGGAAGAAGTGGTTTCAGCCAACCATACCTTTAGAAATATTGGTTATTTTTTGTCGTCAAATGTACAGCTTAACCAAAGCAGGTGTCCCATTACTTCGAGCAATGAATGGATTGGCACAGAATAGTAATAATAAGTTATTAAAAAAAGCACTTGAAGAAGTGACGGCAGAGCTAACGAATGGTCGCAGTCTATCTGTTTCAATGCAGCAGCACCCTCATGTGTTTAGCTCTTTATTTGTTTCAATGATCCATGTTGGGGAAAATACAGGTCGCTTAGATCAGGCGCTAATGCAATTAGCAAACTATTACGAGCAAGAAATGGAAACTCGCAAGCGTATTAAATCAGCCATGCGTTATCCTATTTTTGTATTGACGTTTATTTTGTTAGCAATGTTTGTACTTAATATTAAAGTTATTCCTCAATTTGCCAGTATGTTCTCTCGTTTTGGTGTTGACTTGCCCTTACCTACACGGATCTTGATCGCGACCTCAAGCTTCTTTGTTAATTATTGGCATCTTTTAATCGCAGCAATGGCTGGTGCATTATTTGCTTTTCAAGCTTGGATTAGTCAAGCCAAAGGGCGTGAAACGTGGGATAAATTTCGACTACGTTTACCAATTGTTGGCGACATTGTAACACGAGCGCAAATGTCACGTTTTTCTAGAACCTTTGCATTGATGTTAAAATCGGGTGTGCCATTAAATCAATCGATAGCATTATCTGCTGAATCTTTAGGTAATAAATACTTAGAGAATAGATTACTGGAGATGAAAGCGGGTATTGAATCAGGCACTAGCATGTCAGTCACTGCTGCTCAAAGTGGTATTTTTACACCTCTAGTTCAACAGATGATCGCCGTGGGCGAAGAAACAGGACAGATTGATGACTTATTGTTAGAAGTCTCTGATTTTTATGATCGTGAAGTTGATTACGATTTAAAAACATTAACCGCTAGGATAGAGCCTCTGTTATTAGTTATTGTTTCCGGGATGGTTCTCATATTAGCTCTTGGTATTTTCTTACCAATGTGGAATATGTTAGATGTAGTAAAAGGAAAATAA